In Holophagales bacterium, one DNA window encodes the following:
- a CDS encoding capsular biosynthesis protein, with translation MRICVDLDGVVCQLRRPGQLYADLEPVPGAVEKLRALRAAGHYVILHTGRHMKSCDGNVAKVLARQGAVTFDWLRRHGVEYDEILFGKPWADVYLDDNAVRFTGWEEIGDDGEGLPASRESATAARKETT, from the coding sequence ATGAGAATCTGCGTCGACCTCGACGGCGTCGTCTGCCAGCTCCGTCGCCCGGGGCAGCTCTACGCCGATCTCGAGCCGGTGCCTGGAGCGGTGGAGAAGCTCCGCGCCCTGCGCGCCGCCGGTCACTACGTCATCCTCCACACCGGCCGTCACATGAAGAGCTGCGACGGCAACGTCGCCAAGGTCCTCGCACGGCAGGGGGCCGTCACCTTCGACTGGCTGCGACGCCACGGCGTCGAGTACGACGAGATCCTCTTCGGCAAGCCCTGGGCCGACGTCTACCTCGACGACAACGCCGTGCGCTTCACCGGCTGGGAGGAGATCGGCGACGACGGGGAGGGGTTGCCGGCAAGCCGCGAGTCTGCGACCGCGGCGCGGAAGGAGACGACGTGA
- a CDS encoding NAD-dependent epimerase/dehydratase family protein: protein MPIPDLTDVPVLVTGGAGFIGSHLVDALVERGARVRVLDNFSTGRRANLARARERIELLNADLRDLAVCRQACEGVAFVFHQAALGSVPRSMEDPATTIAVNVTGTANLFAAAREAGVRRLVYASSSSVYGDSERLPKREGEEGRPLSPYAFSKVAGEQLAATFDRCFGFESVGLRYFNVYGPRQDPLGAYAAVIPRFAAACLAGEAPVIYGDGGQTRDFTFVADVIVANLLAAGAPAAASGRAFNIGAGSRTSLLDLARAVGAAAGRAFAPRHEPARAGDVRDSLADLTVAAAILGFRAAVDLQQGLRDTVAAFAAPAEGGATRD from the coding sequence ATGCCCATCCCTGACCTGACCGACGTCCCCGTCCTCGTCACCGGCGGTGCCGGCTTCATCGGTTCGCACCTCGTCGACGCCCTCGTCGAGCGCGGTGCCCGGGTCCGCGTGCTCGACAACTTCTCGACCGGGCGGCGGGCCAACCTCGCCCGCGCGCGCGAGCGCATCGAGCTCCTGAACGCCGACCTCCGCGACCTTGCCGTCTGCCGGCAGGCCTGCGAGGGCGTGGCCTTCGTCTTCCATCAGGCCGCACTCGGTTCGGTCCCGCGCTCGATGGAGGATCCGGCGACCACGATCGCCGTCAACGTCACCGGCACCGCCAATCTCTTCGCCGCGGCTCGCGAAGCCGGCGTTCGCCGCCTCGTCTACGCCTCCTCCTCGAGCGTCTACGGCGACAGCGAACGCCTCCCGAAGCGCGAGGGCGAAGAGGGCCGGCCGCTCTCTCCCTACGCCTTCTCGAAGGTGGCGGGTGAACAGCTCGCAGCGACGTTCGATCGCTGCTTCGGCTTCGAGAGCGTCGGGCTGCGCTACTTCAACGTCTACGGTCCGCGCCAGGATCCACTCGGTGCCTATGCCGCGGTGATCCCGCGCTTCGCCGCCGCCTGTCTCGCCGGCGAGGCGCCGGTCATTTACGGAGACGGCGGGCAGACGCGTGACTTCACCTTTGTCGCCGACGTGATCGTGGCCAACCTCCTGGCGGCGGGGGCGCCCGCCGCGGCGAGCGGTCGCGCCTTCAACATCGGGGCCGGGTCGCGGACGTCCTTGCTCGACCTGGCGCGCGCTGTCGGCGCTGCCGCAGGCCGAGCGTTCGCGCCTCGCCACGAGCCGGCCCGGGCCGGCGACGTGCGCGACTCGCTCGCCGACCTCACGGTGGCGGCGGCGATCCTCGGATTCCGTGCCGCCGTCGACCTGCAGCAAGGCCTGCGCGACACGGTGGCGGCGTTCGCTGCACCTGCCGAAGGCGGTGCGACTCGTGATTGA
- a CDS encoding N-acetylneuraminate synthase family protein, whose protein sequence is MSDATVPSFEIAGRPVGGGAAPLVIAEVAQAHDGSLGSAHAFVDAVARSGADAIKFQVHIAAEESTLREPWRVRFSWQDATRFDYWKRMEFSEEQWAGLAAHAREAKLIFLASPFSLAACELLERLAVPAWKIGSGEVGNTPMLEWVAKTGKPVLLSSGLSSWRELDSAVELLRRHGSPFAVFQCTTAYPCPPEKVGLNVLAELAARYECPVGLSDHSATIFAGLGAVALGADLLEVHVAFSREAFGPDTSSSLTPAELAELVAGASFLHRERSSPVEKDRSASELADLGRIFGKSLVAARDLAVGHLLAEGDLGLKKPGTGLPPARRDELVGRRLRRALLADEAISEEDVE, encoded by the coding sequence ATGAGCGACGCGACAGTCCCCTCCTTCGAGATCGCCGGCCGCCCGGTAGGCGGCGGCGCGGCGCCGCTCGTCATCGCCGAAGTCGCGCAGGCGCATGACGGTAGCCTCGGCAGCGCCCACGCCTTCGTCGACGCGGTCGCCCGCTCCGGTGCCGACGCCATCAAGTTCCAGGTCCACATCGCCGCCGAAGAGAGCACGTTGCGCGAGCCGTGGCGCGTCCGCTTCAGCTGGCAGGACGCAACGCGCTTCGACTACTGGAAGCGGATGGAGTTCAGCGAGGAGCAGTGGGCCGGCCTGGCCGCCCACGCCCGCGAGGCCAAGCTGATCTTCCTCGCGTCGCCCTTCTCGCTCGCCGCCTGCGAGTTGCTGGAACGCCTCGCCGTCCCGGCCTGGAAGATCGGTTCGGGAGAGGTCGGCAACACGCCGATGCTCGAGTGGGTGGCGAAGACCGGCAAGCCGGTGCTGCTGTCGAGTGGCCTCTCGAGCTGGCGCGAGCTCGACAGCGCCGTCGAGTTGCTCCGCCGGCACGGCTCACCCTTCGCCGTCTTCCAGTGCACCACCGCCTACCCGTGCCCGCCAGAGAAGGTCGGTCTCAACGTCCTTGCCGAGCTCGCGGCGCGCTACGAGTGCCCGGTCGGCCTCTCCGACCACTCGGCAACCATCTTCGCCGGCCTTGGCGCGGTGGCGCTGGGCGCCGATCTGCTCGAGGTGCACGTCGCCTTCTCGCGCGAGGCCTTCGGGCCCGACACGAGCTCCTCGCTCACTCCGGCGGAGCTCGCCGAGCTCGTCGCCGGGGCGAGCTTCCTGCACCGGGAGCGAAGCAGCCCGGTCGAGAAGGACCGATCGGCGAGCGAGCTCGCCGACCTCGGTCGCATCTTCGGCAAGAGCCTCGTCGCGGCTCGCGACCTGGCCGTCGGACACCTCTTGGCCGAGGGCGATCTCGGGCTCAAGAAGCCGGGAACCGGCCTGCCGCCGGCCCGCCGGGATGAGTTGGTCGGGAGACGACTGCGCCGCGCGCTCCTGGCGGACGAAGCGATTTCGGAGGAAGACGTTGAGTGA